One genomic segment of Impatiens glandulifera chromosome 6, dImpGla2.1, whole genome shotgun sequence includes these proteins:
- the LOC124941764 gene encoding monodehydroascorbate reductase 1, peroxisomal-like: MAEKSFKYVILGGGNAGGYAAREFSKQGVKPGELAIISKEAVAPYERPTLSKGYLLPESPPRLPGFHTCVGGGGERLLPEWYVEKGIELILNTEIVKADLASKTLTSATGETFKYQSLIIATGSNVIKLSDFGVQGADSKNILYLRDIVDADLLVKTISEKKDGKVVIVGGGYIGLELSAGIKLNNLDVVMVYPEPWCMPRLFTAELAAFYEGYYSNKGIKIIKGTVANAFTANSNGEVKEVKLKDGRTLEADIVVVGVGGRPITGLFKGQVEEEKGGIKTDGFFKTSVPDVYAVGDVATFPMKIYGDLRRVEHVDHARKSAEHAVKALFASEKGETIDEYDYLPYFYSRSFSLSWQFYGDNVGETVLFGDNNPENPNPKFGSYWIKDGKVAGVFLEGGTPEENKAIANVARAQPKVESLDELAKNGLLFASKF, translated from the exons ATGGCGGAGAAAAGCTTCAAATACGTGATCCTAGGCGGCGGCAACGCTGGT GGTTATGCTGCTAGAGAGTTCTCCAAGCAAGGTGTTAAGCCAGGAGAGCTTGCAATTATTTCTAAAGAAGCG GTTGCTCCTTATGAGCGTCCAACTCTTAGCAAGGGATATCTTCTTCCTGAAT CACCTCCAAGACTACCAGGATTTCACACCTGTGTTGGAGGTGGAGGTGAAAGATTGCTACCAGAGTGGTATGTGGAGAAAG GAATTGAATTGATTCTAAACACAGAGATAGTTAAGGCAGATCTTGCTTCTAAGACTCTCACAAGTGCTACTGGGGAAACCTTTAAATATCAATCTTTGATCATTGCTACTGGTTCCAAT GTTATAAAGCTGTCTGATTTTGGGGTACAAGGGGCTGATTCGAAGAATATCTTGTATTTGAGGGATATTGTCGATGCTGATCTACTTGTTAAAACCATTAGTGAAAAGAAAGATGGAAAGGTGGTGATTGTTGGTGGAGGATACATTGGTCTAGAGCTTAGTGCAggaattaaattaaacaatttgGATGTCGTCATGGTTTACCCAGAACCTTGGTGCA TGCCTCGACTTTTTACAGCTGAACTAGCTGCTTTTTATGAGGGTTATTATTCAAACAAAGGAATCAAGATCATAAAAGGAACTGTAGCGAATGCTTTTACTGCCAATTCTAATGGAGAG GTGAAGGAAGTAAAACTCAAGGATGGCAGAACACTAGAAGCAGACATTGTTGTTGTTGGTGTTGGAGGAAGGCCTATTACAGGTTTGTTCAAAGGACAAGTTGAAGAAGAGAAAGGTGGCATAAAG ACTGATGGATTCTTTAAAACAAGTGTTCCTGATGTGTATGCTGTGGGTGATGTTGCTACTTTTCCCATGAAAATATATGGCGATTTGAGAAGAGTTGAACATGTTGATCATGCCCGCAAATCAGCTGAACATGCTGTTAAG GCACTATTTGCAAGCGAGAAAGGGGAGACTATTGACGAATACGATTATCTTCCCTACTTCTATTCCCGTTCATTCAGCCTTTCATGGCAGTTCTACGGCGACAATGTAGGTGAAACTGTTCTATTCGGAGACAACAATCCCGAAAACCCAAACCCGAAGTTCGGATCTTACTGGATCAAAGACGGAAAAGTTGCTGGTGTGTTTTTGGAAGGTGGAACACCTGAAGAAAACAAGGCCATTGCTAATGTGGCTAGAGCCCAACCTAAAGTAGAGAGTTTGGATGAATTGGCAAAGAATGGTCTCCTCTTTGCAAGTAAGTTCTAA
- the LOC124943058 gene encoding subtilisin-like protease SBT4.15, which yields FDDNINEWQPYIIYMGEKPEVLFSHTTAKNQHHSLLSEVIGDASIAAESTIYNYRRSFNGFAANLLPHEAKRLMEKGNVVSVFPSKVRKLHTTRSWDFLGMPLSATRNKKIESKLVIGLLDTGVWLDSPSFDDTGYGPPPSKWKGDCTKGPHFSGCNNKIIGASYFNLDKIDGKTDVLSPSDTNGHGTHTSSTAVGVAVPGASLYGLAKGTARGGANSARLAMYKVCWEMGCSDMDILAGFDSAIDDGVDIISVSLGADDSANFMEDSIAIGSFHAMKKGILTSCSAGNSGPDLSTVQNVAPWVVTVGASSIDRKFKTDVKLGNGKLISGTSINTFSPNKQMYPLTNGVDSADKSSSFQGLNVSACDDKSLSRFKVMGKIVHCLGNNGFQPSTIQAIGGTGTILSDDPTRNLAASYSGPASVVSDRDGRIIDNYINTTKNAKAVIYKSKTSSMDAPFVASFSSRGPQTITPSILKPDLAAPGISILAGYSPVASVSGNSDDKRTTLYNIVSGTSMACPHVSGAAAYVKSFHPKWSPAAIKSALMTTATRMKVRPEETELGAGSGQINPTKAVDPGLIYDLKESSYISFLCKEGYNSTSLMMLTGNSKDAISCSNYKAKGSDGLNYPSMHFQVPLDMSSFSSSSKFSAVFYRKVTNVGDKNAMYKAKVESTKGLNVKVEPDTLKFNKVNQKKSFKVVVQGMLEKNDFMKVASLVWTDSQHFVTSPVVVSRQLPF from the exons TTCAGTCACACAACAGCAAAGAATCAACATCATAGTCTACTATCTGAAGTCATTGGAga TGCGAGTATTGCGGCCGAATCGACAATCTATAACTATAGAAGAAGCTTTAATGGATTCGCCGCAAACCTACTCCCTCATGAAGCAAAACGATTAATGG aaAAGGGAAATGTGGTATCAGTTTTTCCAAGTAAGGTGAGAAAACTTCACACAACAAGATCATGGGATTTTCTCGGAATGCCTTTATCTGCCACAAGGAACAAGAAAATCGAGAGCAAACTTGTTATTGGCCTCCTAGATACTg GAGTATGGTTAGATTCACCTAGTTTTGATGATACTGGTTATGGACCTCCACCATCTAAATGGAAGGGAGATTGCACAAAAGGTCCACACTTTAGTGGATGCAACAA TAAAATTATTGGTGCCTCATATTTCAACCTAGATAAGATAGACGGTAAAACCGACGTTCTAAGCCCATCCGACACAAATGGGCACGGAACACACACATCATCAACCGCAGTTGGTGTGGCAGTCCCCGGAGCTAGTCTATACGGGCTGGCAAAAGGGACTGCACGCGGTGGGGCAAACTCGGCTCGTCTAGCCATGTACAAGGTTTGTTGGGAAATGGGTTGTAGTGACATGGACATTTTGGCCGGTTTCGATTCGGCTATAGACGATGGAGTAGACATCATATCGGTTTCGCTTGGAGCCGATGATTCGGCAAATTTCATGGAAGATTCCATTGCCATTGGATCTTTCCATGCAATGAAGAAAGGAATATTGACTTCTTGTTCAGCAGGAAATTCAGGACCTGATTTATCTACTGTTCAAAATGTGGCTCCTTGGGTTGTGACAGTTGGTGCTTCTAGTATTGATAGAAAGTTCAAGACTGATGTTAAATTGGGCAATGGAAAATTGATTTCT GGAACTTCTATCAACACATTCTCCCCTAATAAACAAATGTACCCTTTGACTAATGGAGTAGATTCAGCTGACAAGAGTAGCTCATTTCAGGGTTTGAATGTGAG TGCTTGTGACGATAAATCATTGAGTCGGTTTAAGGTGATGGGTAAGATAGTGCATTGCCTTGGCAATAACGGGTTTCAACCTTCAACCATCCAAGCCATAGGAGGTACCGGAACAATCTTGTCTGATGATCCAACGAGAAACCTAGCCGCAAGCTACTCGGGGCCAGCATCTGTGGTTAGCGATAGAGATGGAAGAATAATTGACAATTATATCAACACAACAAAAAATGCAAAGGCTGTAATATACAAGTCAAAAACTAGTTCTATGGATGCACCTTTTGTAGCTTCATTCTCATCAAGAGGACCTCAAACCATCACTCCAAGCATTCTTAAA CCCGATTTGGCGGCGCCTGGAATCAGCATATTGGCGGGATATTCTCCTGTGGCATCCGTTAGCGGAAATTCTGATGACAAGAGAACAACTTTGTATAACATTGTATCAGGAACATCGATGGCTTGTCCTCATGTCTCTGGTGCGGCTGCATATGTTAAGTCTTTTCATCCCAAATGGTCACCCGCTGCGATCAAATCTGCTCTTATGACGACGG cAACCCGGATGAAAGTTAGACCAGAGGAGACTGAGCTAGGAGCCGGTTCGGGTCAAATAAACCCGACAAAAGCAGTGGATCCGGGTTTGATATATGACTTAAAAGAGAGTTCTTACATAAGTTTTCTATGCAAAGAAGGCTACAATAGCACATCTCTAATGATGCTAACAGGCAATTCAAAGGATGCCATCAGTTGTTCTAATTACAAAGCAAAAGGGTCAGATGGGCTCAACTATCCATCAATGCATTTTCAAGTTCCATTGGATATGAGTTCTTTTTCGAGTTCTTCGAAATTCTCGGCTGTTTTCTATCGAAAAGTGACTAATGTTGGGGATAAAAATGCAATGTACAAAGCGAAAGTCGAATCGACTAAAGGGCTAAATGTGAAAGTTGAGCCAGACACTTTGAAGTTTAATAAGGTTAATCAGAAGAAGTCTTTTAAAGTTGTGGTTCAAGGGATGCTTGAAAAGAATGATTTTATGAAAGTTGCTTCTTTGGTTTGGACTGATTCTCAACATTTTGTTACAAGTCCGGTTGTTGTTTCTAGACAGTTAccattttga